The genomic stretch ATAAAAACGGTTATAATGGTAACGATATCGGCCGTTTTCGCAATCGCAGACtttttttaaaaccctaattgtacGAGACAAAATGTTGGGCGGTTTAGAATCAACATGAGATTAAAGTAAATATAGCAGAAATGAGGATGTTGCgttggatgtgtggtaagactagaCATGATAAGATAAAaaatgacaatattagagagAGTGTTAGGATAACTCCTTATAGTAGAAAAGATGGTGAAAAATAGACTTACGTAGTTTGGACATGTAGAGAGAAGACCTGTAGATTCTGTTGTAAAGAAAGTAGATTAGATGGAGATGAGTCAAACAACTATAGGTAGAAGAGGACCTAGAAAAACTATAaaagaagttattaagaaagatctcgtaattaacgatttggatagaagcatggtcctagatagaacattatggaagaagttgatccatgtagccgagaccacttagtgggataaggcttagTTGTTGTTTTCTTAATGCATCTGTATAATTCACCATTCGAGAAAGATTTTAACAAAATGCTTGTATGAATTACTGACAGAAGCTTGTATTCAATAGACATTGAATTATATTCTGAAACTTTTTCATATTCCAGGATGAAGACATTAAAAATGCAATTGAAGGTGCAGGGTTCGAAGCAGATATATTACCCGACTCCAATGGACTTGGAAATACTCCACATGAAACCCTGGTAGGACAGTTCACAATTGGAGGTATGACATGTGCAGCCTGTGTAAATTCTGTTGAAGGTATTTTAAGAAGTCTTCCAGGGGTTAAAAAGGCCGTGGTAGCTTTGGCTACTTCGTTAGGCGAAGTTGAATATGATCCAAGTGTAATTAGTAAAGATGATATAGTCAATGCAATCGAAGATTCTGGCTTTGAAGCCTCGTTTGTACAGAGCAATGAGCAGGATAAAATAATTTTTGGAGTTGTTGGTGCGTACAGTCTAATAGATGCACAAGTCATAGAAGACATGCTTAGTAACATGAAAGGAGTAAGGCAGTTTAATTTTGACCGGATATCGGGTGAATTAGATGTTCTATTCGATCCTCAAGTTCTCAGTCCAAGGTCCTTAGTTGATGGGATCCACATGGAAAGCAATGGAAAGTTTGAATTACATGTTAAAAGCCCTTATTCAAGGATGGCTTCTAAAGTTGTTGAAGAAACCTCAACTATATTTCGGGTCTTTATCTCCAGCCTTTTACTTAGTGTGAGTATTTATTTGATCTCAATTTACATAACAATCTTTTAGTTTCTTTATATTacccttttttttctttattcgtATTCCTTTTCACGTGATCATGAATCACAATTTCTTTGAAGTATTTGAAATCACTTGCAAAATTACTGAATAGCTCTCGATTCCAATCTGTATAAAGATAAATTACATAAGTTCTGTTAATTGCTATCCTAAAATTAAGAAATACACGTTGTCTTCACATTCAATTACTGATATTGTGTTAGCATACCTTATGTTTTTATGTTCTTGTTTGATCTTTTGAATTGATTTTAGCTCGATGCATTTATCAGGTTCCCCTCTTCTTCATGAAGGTAGTTTGTCCTCATATTCCATTTATGTATTCCTTGTTACTTCGGCGATGTGGGCCTTTTCTCATGCGTGATTGGGTGAAATGGGCATTAGTTAGTGTCATCCAATTTGGAATTGGGAAGCGCTTTTATATTGCAGCTGGAAGGGCTCTTAGAAATGGTTCAACAAACATGGATGTCTTGATTGTTGTGGGAACTACCACTTCTTACGTTTATTCTGTTTATGCTCTTCTATATGGTGCTCTTACTGGATTTTGGTCCCCAACTTACTTTGAAACAAGTGCTATGCTTATAACATTTGTTTTGTTGGGGAAGTATTTGGAAGTCCTTGCTAAGGGAAAGACATCTGATGCCATCAAGAAATTAGTAGAACTTGCTCCTGCAACagctttattaattattaatgataaaGGTGCATATTACTTTCATTTTCTATGTTTGTTCTCTTAGGTTGAAATATCATTtctttaaggctatgtttgggagtttggaggggaggggaagggaggacttcgaaaattgatttttttttaaaatatagagaaatttttaaaaaaattttaaaaaaagattttgtttagaatgataaaataatgtttatcattaatgtatatttactttttgaaatactataacaacaaaagttatatttgaacattttgtctaagcccttcaaaaccctcttttaatacaaattttgagttccccaAATTAGGggttttttggtgttatgaagaaaatcaaatcctccaaaaccctccaaactaaaatctttctattcttttcccccaatccttcctatttttcaaacaccctcccctcccttcccctccaaacttccaaacatagcctaagggtACTTCTTTTCTAATGTTTTagacttcatcaattaattgacAATAATAACTAATAAGCATGTCGATTTTCTAGATGGTAAGTCTTTTGAAGAAAGAGAAATTGATTCTTTGCTTGTTCAACCTGGTGACACATTGAAAACTCTTCCTGGTACAAAGATTCCTGCTGATGGTATTGTTACTTGGGGCTCAAGTTATGTAAATGAGAGCATGGTAACCGGTGAATCTGTACCTGTTTTGAAGGAGGTGAATGGTTCTGTTATTGGGGGTACAATAAATATGCATGGCGTCCTTCACATTAAAGTTACTAAAGTAGGATCTGATACAGTTTTGAGTCAGATAATAAGTTTGGTTGAAACAGCACAGATGTCCAAAGCTCCCATTCAGAAGTTTGCTGATTATGTAAGTATTTGGGTCTTGGTTGTTGATCTTCATGTTCTACGGGAGTTACTTTTCATTGTGTACGTGTTTCTGTATGTAGAACTAAATTGCATCATTCCCACTTATGAAGAATACAATTTTAGTCTGAAACATATCTTCTGTTCTGTAAAATATTCTTGTGATTGACCGGAGGTAGTTTTACGAGTggttttttctgcatttttatttaGTTATGCAAGATTTTCAAAATTTAGCATGCGTCAGCTTATAAAAGATACATTGAGTAGCTTGGAAACAACATTTGGTTAAGGTTGCATAGTTGGGGTAATATTTTGAAGGCTCTCTGATTGCTGAAAAATGTGCTGTTAAGGAATCAACTTAAGCTGTTTTTTTGCCTGTTCATTATGTTCTGAAAGTAGAATTTTTTTGCCGATTCAATAACATCCAGTAGTTGATGGGTTCACAAATGATATAAACTCGGGTATCGTTCTCTTGGCTGGCAGGTAGCAAGCATATTTGTTCCGACCGTTGTTTCTTTGGCCTTGTTGACATTTTTGGGTTGGTAAGTTCATTTTAACTGGTTTTGTTATATTGCTTAAAGTTGACTTCTATAATATGACCGAAATGCTTATTCctaattttatctttaaatttgaatttttaatctGCAGGTATATTGCTGGAGCTGTTGGAGCTTACCCAGAAACATGGCTGCCAGAAAATGGAAATCACTTTGTGTTTGCCCTAATGTTCTCAATATCTGTAGTGGTGATTGCATGTCCATGTGCACTTGGCCTAGCAACACCAACAGCCGTCATGGTGGGAACAGGGGTTGGGGCTAACAATGGTGTATTAATTAAAGGAGGAGATGCCTTGGAAAGGGCTCAGATGGTGAAGTATGTGATATTTGATAAAACAGGCACTCTAACTCAGGGAAAAGCCAGTGTTACTACTTCCAAAGTATTCACTGGAATGCAACGTGGGGAATTTCTTAAATTGGTGGCTTCTGCTGAGGTGAATTCTGATTTTTTGTCCATTGTTGTCTTTTTGTTATACTGTCACATCTTTTTATTCTTTCCTTCCTCTTGTCAGACTACTTAACTTCTTTAGCTGTGTTATCGTTAGAATTCAAGTGAGTTATTAGTGTCACGTCATCTAGGAATAAGCTAATtgaatgatataaaagagatgtgGCTCATATACTCAATGCCTAAAGGTCTCCTGGTGTGAAAATGTGGTGTCAAGGTCTCTTGGTGGTCTTGGCTATTAGCTCATTGTTATTCCCTTTTCTCTCCAAACTCCCTAACAAGCTTCCCCTTATTGTTGGTAAAACAGCATCTGGGAATTAACAAATTACCAAAAATGCGATAAAGTAGAAACACAATTTAAAATCAGAGTCCGACCATTCGTGCTTACATCTTGGCAACAGACCAGCTGTTGTGATTTCTATTAATCACAATTAGGGCTACAAGATTATAATTTGTGTTTAAATGCTACAGTCCTAACCCTCAACTTCACCACACTTAATCAACTATCTACTTATTAGTAAACATGAACTATACGCACCAGTTACGGCATGTAGTCTTGGGCATGGGATGAGCAATAAGTATACGCACCAGTTATTATTTGTTCAATTTGTCGGAAAAACTTACTTTCTATTTTAGAGGAACCAATAGCAAgtcaataacttattttatttgtttatataattcAGGCTAGCAGTGAACACCCACTAGCAAAAGCAGTATTAGCATATGCACGCCATTTTCATTTCTTCGATGATTCTTCAGCTACTACACAGAATGATGTGAAGTCTGGGTGGCTTTTTGATGTCACAGACTTCTCTGCTCTCCCAGGAAGAGGTGTTCGATGCTCTATAAACGGGAGGCATATTTTGGTATTGTCACTTTACTATTGTTTTGTAATATGTCTGTCTTTGTATCAAAAATACATTGAAATTAACTATTTTTCTGTAAAGAGTTTCTTATGAGAAGCAGCATATCCTCAACAGGTTGGCAACAGGACGTTGATGGTGGAAAATGATATTGATATTTCAAAAGAAGTGGAAAATTTTGTTGTTGAGCTGGAACGAAATGCGCAGACAGGGATACTAGTATCATATGATAATATATTGATCGGAGCTTTGGGGGTTGCAGACCCACTAAAAAGAGAAGCTTCTGTGGTTATAGAGCGCCTCCAGAAAATGGGTGTCATACCTGTTATGGTTACAGGAGATAACTGGAGAACAGCTAATGCTGTTGCCAAGGAGGTCTGTATATAACAGTACCATGTTTCTTTTTGTGCTGGCTAGTAAAACCTATTTTTCTGATAACTAGGATTATTTATTTCTCTGGTGTGATGACAAATGTTTTGCATGGCAGGTTGGCATCCAAGATGTGAGAGCAGAGGTGATGCCTGCGGGGAAAGCTGACATTGTTCGTttattccaaatggatggaaGCATAGTTGCAATGGTGGGCGATGGTATCAACGATTCTCCAGCATTAGCTGCTGCTGACGTTGGCATGGCAATTGGGGCTGGAACTGATGTTGCAATAGAAGCTGCTAACTTTGTGTTGATGAGAAATAACTTGGAAGATGTGATCACAGCCATCCATCTTTCTCGGAAAACGTTTGACCGTATTAGATTGAATTACGTATTCGCGATGGCTTATAATGTCGTTGCTATACCAGTTGCAGCTGGGGTTTTATATCCTTCATTAGGTATCAAGCTGCCACCATGGGTTTCTGGTGCATGCATGGCTCTGTCTTCTGTAAGTGTTGTATGCTCTTCTTTGCTTCTTAAAAGGTATAGAAGACCCATACTTCCCACAGTTCCTGAAATAGTTGTAGAATAACAAGATTGTAGTGAAAACTATAGATTACAACTTATAACCCCATTGTAAAGGACTTTTGATAGGAACTTGTAATTCCAGTTTTGTGCACATGCCTTCAGTTTCTgcatccataagggtgtgttatTTTGTAGCTGCCAATTGgttgtaaactttattttctcGCCGCTTTTGACACATCTACAAGTTCATCCATCATTACTTGTGCGTATCTTCTCCCTTGAAGCCATATGTGTAGTTAATACAATTAATTTCAAGTGTTCACGAGTAAGTTATCCACCCCTTCTCAGTAGAGTTTTATCGGTAGAAACCTAAACCGAGTTACTATTAATAACTATGGTTTGGCCTATTGGAAGCGCGGAAATTAGAGATGCTAATGAGCAGGGTATTATAATATTCGTCTCCATATTCATGGTTTTATAATATTCGTCTCTATATCCATGGTTTAAAAAGATTATCTAAATTATACACATACTTATGCTGGTTaacccctttttttttttttataaaaaataatatataatttatcatgtcgttttaaaattttaacaatattaaaaaaaatagaggatgttattgttgagttaagaaataaaCAAACATTTATGCTAAAATGCGTACAAGTTTAATAATAAAATCGATAAATTAACATGAGtatatgataataaaataaaaatatctaaATATATATTGAGCGGGTATGAGACGGGTGGATACTAAGGTATTCGTATATGTGCTTTGCTTATTGTAGTCGATAATTGTTTGTCTATATGAAATCTAATAATTGGTGGTCAAATAGCAGAAATTTAATAATAGTTAGTCCACCGGATTTTAAATAAGATTCCAATACTATGTTAAGAATGTATAGTTTGATCTAACTCAAACATACAAAATCGACTTGTCCGACAAAAATTTCTTACACTTATAAATACCATAtacagaattaaaataaaaaggtaatactatttttttttaatgacaaTTATAATATGATTCTCAATTTCTCATGCACAATCTCTTGCATGAAGTATGGACTAAGTAAAAATAttatcctatgaaaaatatacataaaaaaaggTATAGGATAGGTATGTGCCATGGAAACGAAGACCAAGACTATACTACCCTACACTCACGTGCCTCTTGACTTCTTCTCCTACACTGTACATCacctataattataaataataataaaaatatttttgtttaatgCAACCATCAAGTTAATTGAAAATTAAACTTACATAAAGTTCATGAAGTACCTTACACGTTCATGCCAATTTTATATAATTACATAGGaaacttaattaaatcaaatcaacAAGGTATGGAGGGTAGGTAGCTATAACACATATATCTCAGTTTATAATTTTCAACTTAACAGTACACATTTTTCTGACCAAACAAACACTAAGACCAACATATCAAACAAACACTCCCAAGAAATGATGTTAtcattgattttgattttgatttcgtCACTAATATTATTAACTTCAATATAACGTTCTTTCCTCGAACCACACTATTCTTTGTCTCTAAGTTTCTCCCCTATCACTATCAAAGAATAGTCAAATTTAGACATTTTTACTTTGACCATGAAAATTGACAATACTCACATACATATACACACAACACATAACACATAACACATAAACACAAACACTTGAACACTAAACAAAAACATGTTTCATTTCATTCTTTAAATATTCTAAGACTATGTcaaattgtcaatagagttataTTAAGTATTTGATCCTCCTCAATATGAGTAATACCACTATGACTGCTTCTACTGATCAATATTGGATGCAAATCTATCAGCAACCTCTCATGGAAGATCATCATGCTATAGAAAATTTCTCTGATTCAACTGTCATGACAACAAATCCTCTCCCATCACAAACCACGGTTATGAGTCCAACAAATTCATACTCAAACAACACTAGTGACCAATTGACACCAAAGAGTGGTAATGTATCCAAACCTATCAGAAGAAGATCTAGAGCTTCTAAGAGAACACCAACAACACTTCTTAATGCAAACACAACAAATTTCAGACAACTTGTGCAGCAATTCACAGGTTGTCCTAGTACTAGTCTCTCGTCGTCGTTGTCGTCGCTAGGTGTTCGTAAAGGACCTATTACCTTAAACTTTCAACAAGGTAGTAGCAAACAGAATATTCAACAtgatacatcatcaacaacaGCTAGGTTAATGCCACAGTTTAGTAGCACAAGTTATAATCAAGTTTCTAGGCCGTTTCCATTGAAGATGAATCAAATTCAAGTGGCTCAGCAACAGCAGAATGGTTATAACTCATATGATTATGTCAATAACAACAGTTTTGGTTCGAATTCGGGTAACATAGATGTTTCTGATGGATTGGTTGTGGATAATGATTTTGGTTTGCATGATCTATCTGTGAATGCATTCTCTAATGATACTTTTATGTAATGAAAATTATTGTTTAATTAAGTAGACTTAGTTATATAGTTTGTTACTTTGTTTATTGTTGTATGAATTTTCACctataattataacaataatGTATAAGGTCTTTTTTATATGCTGGCTTTAATATCTTTGAATTCATCAGAAGAAAGCATGTGAGTGAGGTGTTGTAAGCTAGTGTGATTCATTCATATCTTGTAGGTTTGAATTGAATTGGAATAGTTCAAAAGAAGTATACAGTTTTGGTCACCGGGGAGAGTTCGAGGTGGATTGGAATATAGAATGGTGGGCTAGTTTTGGCTGCATCTGTAGCATAGTACTACTTTGAACAAAGTTCATCCTTatcttttttgttttaatattacaAGGTTTATTTAATATGTGTACAGATGTTGTACAAATGTTCAATATATTGTTAGTAGAGTTTTCAAATGGGTTTGAGTAGATAGGCCTGGTTATTTAATCAACTGCTAAAATTGAATTCACTTCAATTATTAATGAGCAAGGCAGTGCAATGAACTCATAATAAAGTTATATACCACATTAGTTTTTATCCATCAAATAAATTATATGTAAATACAAGTTTAGTTGAGTGATATTTGTTCTTTAcgggaataaaaaatatatgaagatCGAATGAATTTGAATTCTAATAGGGTGGAGTGAGTTTATGGTACGGCAGAGCGGAGGTTGACCTACAAAGTTAGCATTCTAATATTTAAATCAGAGTGAATGAGTTGAGAAAGTAGTTTGAGCATGTAAATGAGAGCGTACTTGAAATGACGTATGTTGGACTTTATATAGTATGGGGGATAAGAGTCGTCCCCATGCGATATGACGCCTTACGTGGGGTCATCCAATTATATCTAACGGTGGATGATCCACCAAAGACGAGGATCAGATGTGGGTCTAATGGTTGTGAGCACGCATGAAAAACAACATACAGGTCCAAAACACACCCTGTCATGAATAgaccatcctccacttctagggaccattcatATAACAATATGAACTTCTCCAAGTTCAAAGAACTTTTCTGTAGGAACCACCTACCTTGCCCATAACCATAAAGTATCTTCCCCAGGATCTCACCCAAAAAATAGAACAGGATGtctgctctaataccaattgaaattctagtaTTTCAGGCTTCAGATGTCTTAGTCTTATGGCATGTTGAGACATCTGATCTGAACAACATACAAGCAAAGTATAACATTTCATAAACAATACTGAAAAGTAAATGAGCATACAAAATTGTTAATCcagtagtatcaattcgaagctaaacaaCCTCAGGTTTACAACTCCTCACCTGATCCCTACCCAGTCcaacttctacctaagaaccTCCTAGATAAGAGAACtcctctcacttccaatcaccgcggTGATGTCTCAAACTAACGATCCACATTACTGATATTGATGGCCCTTGACCACAATTGTCAAAAACAAGATTAATACTCACTTAACCAACAAATACttagccaagactcttgactaagaacaatacttaaaGTTTCTTAAAAGCTTCCCCCAAGAACAATAATCAACTTTATGCTTCACAGTTTAAGAGAGATAACagaaccttacaactcaaggaacACATTCCAACTCACGTGTCAAGTGGATTACAAAACAACCAACTCTCATAGAGAGTGGTACAAACGACAAGCCCTAGTATTTCTACATCTTGGACCCGTGCCttttctaggttacaaagcttATATCTATAAACTTTTCCtaactggatttgggcttcaaaatCACAGCATAGCATATCAGCTACTACAATCAGCAGAAGATTCTGCACAAAAATAGGTCTTCgatcaaatcttcctaaattatctccataattagaaagtgAATATTCTGACTTGAATCTTCCATACCTTTAAAATCTGAGCCATATAATATTCCCAGAATATTGTGCATCTGTTAAATCTTGAACTGATCCAACAACCCAGCCCAAACAGTCACGATGTCGAATGACTTCTATATAGGACATCTTGTCCGACATGTTGTTCCAAATGATAAAATATTTCATCTCAACATGTTTCTTCATAAAATAAGACTTCTTGCTCAACCTGTTCTTCTTAGCAATTTAACACATCCTATTTAGCATATTGTTGctatatttgttttactaaaattaatgtcaatcaaCAAAATAGATAACTAACATTTTCCATGATACTTCCTCTTCTTAATCAATAAAAAAccttttccttttcatttctttCTTAATTCAACCTTTTCCTTTCTTAATTCAAAGAGAACTTTCAAAATAAATTCCaacgcttgatccaacgtcaagtcATTAatgcaaaaacctcttttcttaaCCAAATCAAAAGATCAAGTGACAATTggagtacacctcttgaataccttgatcttttggattaaaacacattaattaaacAAGTACAACAAGTGACAATTGAACTCGCTTCCTCTTAAATACCTTGGGTAAAAATGTGCTAGAAGAACTCCTACGGTTAAACCTTTACTAAGAGTctgcaaatattattttttaccaACTTGGATAACAAGTGACGATTGGAAtcacatccttttgaatatcttgggTGAACAATGCGCTAGGagcacacctatgctcaaaatATTCACTAAACATCCCTTTAAAAATCAATCAACCCAAAAATAGTTCTCCCTGAACTACGAATGCTCTGACTTTCctattgcacgagggaatacgtaggcacaagatgtgaTGTATTGGCGAgcacaaaaacaaaaaactaaatccttttctttcatattttctcgattaataattagaagaacgcaaacattacgttaacactcattcataaactaactaaatgggcccatcgagtacgatgaatgtgaggggtgctaataccttccccttgcataactgactcccaaaccctaatttggttgcgatgaacATCTTATCCATTTTTTTcttgtgggttttattcgatatTTCACCTTTCGtgttttggaataaataaacaagtcttgcagcgcttgagtcaaagacatgttgatctttgtgaattgtcttttggatgcgccttgtttacgttggttgtcttgttgttgtatcgatgcttAATTAGAGACCAGGATTGCCCCAACAGTATCagattcattcctcccattgtatggcttttttgTGACACTAGAAGTTGAAGTCATTAGAATCTTTCCACTTCGGAttccactttcaacacgttccccagtcagtatgaggtcggtaaaactagatgaagagcttccaattagatggctgtagaaaggaccagttagtgtactcatgaacatatCCACCAATTCTCTGTCCGCCAAAGGgggttgaactctgccagccaagtctctccatttctgagcatattccttgaaactttctttcggccCCATAAACATgccttgtagttgcatgcgagtcggtgcaaaatcagcattgtattggtattgcttgtataAAGTAACATCCaagtcttcccaagtatgaatgttggtaccctcgagttgatagtaccattccagtTGTGTTCCTGAtaggctttcttgaaagaaatggatccagagcttcttatcagcagtatgaggctgaatcttcctaacataagacctcaagtgtagtttaggacaagagactccatcatacttagcaaaggtcagagtcttgaatttcggaggaatgaCAACCCCTAAGATGAGttctagttcttcaaaatccagcccgaGTACCTTCTAaacttccatggctttcatacgttcttccagcagcttgtatttgtcatcaggatgttcgtcctcatagtagtagtcctcttcttcctcagagggcttgACAGAATCGTGTttgctttttgcatcagttttgacactagcatcatcgTCTTGTTCATCGTCGTCCTCTTTAGAAACCTTAACTTCTTCAGCTTTCTTAAGTGGGCctcagaatcttcttcccatgttaaggacacccacagaTCTTATAGActtctttgttagaacaagatttgttcttatcaattatcttagttttgatgataacaataatatgaattttgcttaagataatatggtactctaatccaatgcaatttccctttcaggaaatatataaagagtacgcataattcagcgctcagaagttgtgtctcaaatggttcagcatgcaacatcagaacatggtctggcaagacatcagaagatggtcgaagcagaatcagaacatggatctatggaagcatcagaagaacatgagatcagaagcactgaagatcagaagatggtatcacgcaacagaagcacttcaaggtcagaagatcagaagatgctatgcaccaagctgtttgactctgatgatattcaaacgttgtattcacaaacatcagatcagaagaaagtacaggtggcaagctacgctgactgacaaaaggaacgttaaaagctactaaaggctacgtcagtagacacagcgtgaacaaggctcgaggtagttgacaaaagcgtataacattaaatgcaatgctgtacggaacacgcaaagcattaaatgcattcaacggtcatcttctcaacgcctataaatatgaagttctgatgagaagcaaggttaacgattctgcaccaaaacaacttatatcaaacttgctgaaacgctgttcaaatctaaactcagaatcttcatcttcatcaaagctcactacattgctgttgtaatattttagtgagattaagcttaaacgttaagagaaatatcacagttgtgattatagcttttaagaagcatttgtaaactcttgaatagattacattaagttgtaaggaactagagtgatcgtgtgatcagtatactctaggaagtcttagcagttggctgagcagtttgtaactagagtga from Vicia villosa cultivar HV-30 ecotype Madison, WI linkage group LG4, Vvil1.0, whole genome shotgun sequence encodes the following:
- the LOC131595136 gene encoding copper-transporting ATPase RAN1-like, translating into MAHADVRDLQLTFLPAGRKITATDDSDDLEHALLLDSRDGVDDERRRIQVRISGMTCTACSNSIESALKAVDGVLSASVALLQNKADVVFNPAMLKDEDIKNAIEGAGFEADILPDSNGLGNTPHETLVGQFTIGGMTCAACVNSVEGILRSLPGVKKAVVALATSLGEVEYDPSVISKDDIVNAIEDSGFEASFVQSNEQDKIIFGVVGAYSLIDAQVIEDMLSNMKGVRQFNFDRISGELDVLFDPQVLSPRSLVDGIHMESNGKFELHVKSPYSRMASKVVEETSTIFRVFISSLLLSVPLFFMKVVCPHIPFMYSLLLRRCGPFLMRDWVKWALVSVIQFGIGKRFYIAAGRALRNGSTNMDVLIVVGTTTSYVYSVYALLYGALTGFWSPTYFETSAMLITFVLLGKYLEVLAKGKTSDAIKKLVELAPATALLIINDKDGKSFEEREIDSLLVQPGDTLKTLPGTKIPADGIVTWGSSYVNESMVTGESVPVLKEVNGSVIGGTINMHGVLHIKVTKVGSDTVLSQIISLVETAQMSKAPIQKFADYVASIFVPTVVSLALLTFLGWYIAGAVGAYPETWLPENGNHFVFALMFSISVVVIACPCALGLATPTAVMVGTGVGANNGVLIKGGDALERAQMVKYVIFDKTGTLTQGKASVTTSKVFTGMQRGEFLKLVASAEASSEHPLAKAVLAYARHFHFFDDSSATTQNDVKSGWLFDVTDFSALPGRGVRCSINGRHILVGNRTLMVENDIDISKEVENFVVELERNAQTGILVSYDNILIGALGVADPLKREASVVIERLQKMGVIPVMVTGDNWRTANAVAKEVGIQDVRAEVMPAGKADIVRLFQMDGSIVAMVGDGINDSPALAAADVGMAIGAGTDVAIEAANFVLMRNNLEDVITAIHLSRKTFDRIRLNYVFAMAYNVVAIPVAAGVLYPSLGIKLPPWVSGACMALSSVSVVCSSLLLKRYRRPILPTVPEIVVE
- the LOC131599623 gene encoding VQ motif-containing protein 22-like, with the protein product MSNTTMTASTDQYWMQIYQQPLMEDHHAIENFSDSTVMTTNPLPSQTTVMSPTNSYSNNTSDQLTPKSGNVSKPIRRRSRASKRTPTTLLNANTTNFRQLVQQFTGCPSTSLSSSLSSLGVRKGPITLNFQQGSSKQNIQHDTSSTTARLMPQFSSTSYNQVSRPFPLKMNQIQVAQQQQNGYNSYDYVNNNSFGSNSGNIDVSDGLVVDNDFGLHDLSVNAFSNDTFM